From the Lolium rigidum isolate FL_2022 chromosome 2, APGP_CSIRO_Lrig_0.1, whole genome shotgun sequence genome, one window contains:
- the LOC124688953 gene encoding 60S ribosomal protein L23, translated as MSKRGRGGSAGNKFRMSLGLPVAATINCADNTGAKNLYIISVKGIKGRLNRLPSACVGDMVMATVKKGKPDLRKKVMPAVVVRQRKPWRRKDGVFMYFEDNAGVIVNPKGEMKGSAITGPIGKECADLWPRIASAANAIV; from the exons ATGTCGAAGcgag GGCGCGGAGGTTCCGCTGGTAACAAGTTCCGGATGTCGCTGGGTCTGCCAGTGGCAGCCACCATTAACTGCGCTGATAACACTGGAGCCAAGAACCTGTACATCATTTCAGTGAAGGGAATCAAGGGACGCCTTAACAGGCTTCCTTCTGCCTGTGTTGGCGACATGGTGATGGCCACTGTGAAGAAGGGGAAGCCTGACCTGAGGAAGAAGGTCATGCCGGCTGTCGTCGTGAGGCAGCGCAAGCCATGGCGCCGAAAGGACGGTGTCTTCATGTACTTTGAAG ACAATGCTGGAGTCATTGTGAACCCGAAGGGAGAGATGAAAG GTTCTGCCATCACTGGACCTATCGGCAAGGAGTGTGCTGATCTGTGGCCCAGGATCGCCAGCGCGGCGAATGCAATTGTCTAA